The Chlorocebus sabaeus isolate Y175 chromosome 6, mChlSab1.0.hap1, whole genome shotgun sequence genome has a segment encoding these proteins:
- the IGFL1 gene encoding insulin growth factor-like family member 1 isoform X2, translating to MSVPVISVAVHSPHLPIPFPTAVFAIFFISRILCSHGAPVAPMTPYLMLCQPHMRCGDKFYDPLQHCCYDDAVVPLARTQRCGNCTFRVCFEQCCPWTFMVKLINQNCDSAPTSDDRLCRS from the exons ATGTCGGTGCCAGTCATATCTGTGGCTGTCCACTCACCCCATCTTCCCATTCCCTTTCCCACAGCTGTCTTTGCCATTTTCTTCATCTCCAGGATCCTCTGCTCACACGGAGCCCCAG TGGCCCCCATGACTCCCTACCTGATGCTGTGCCAGCCACACATGAGATGTGGAGACAAGTTCTACGACCCCCTGCAGCACTGTTGCTATGATGATGCTGTCGTGCCCTTGGCCAGGACCCAGAGGTGTGGAAACTGCACCTTCAGAGTCTGCTTCGAGCAGTGCTGCCCCTGGACCTTCATGGTGAAGCTGATAAACCAGAACTGCGACTCGGCCCCGACCTCGGATGACAGGCTTTGCCGCAG CTGA